The genomic interval ACAAAAGATAGGCCTGTAACAGGTGATAACAGATGGACATAAACCTATCCTGACCTTTTCAGAAGGGCTAAGTTATAGGAATTTGGCTTTAGGTTGGTTTCTGAACCTGAGCCTTCCTGGAGTTTGGTTTTTACCCTCCTAGAGTTTGGTTTTACAGATCTTCTTGTGGATGAGTTATTTGATGGCTAGCAGCCGATTGATCAAGTTGGGTACTGCCATCTCCCATATCCGAGCTTAGGAAGTGCTAAAACTTTTCATCTTGGTTAGTTTTCACTCGGCCAGTTAGATCCGGCTTTGCCACTTTCGATCCAATCTAGCTGAGCTAGGATTTCCTCCTCGGTTCGCTTTGTTTGCGACTAGTCAAGTCAGGCATGCCACTTTCGATCCAACCTAGTCTCAGCTAGGATTTTCTCCTCTGCTGGCTTTGCTTATGATCGGTCAGCCATGCCACTTTCAATCTAACTTAGCCCTCGGGGTAGGATTTTCTTTCCAATTTTCTTTGTTTGTGACCAATCAAATCGGGCATGCTACTTTCAGTCTGCCCTAGCCTAAGCTAGACCGGATTTTCCTCCCGGAGATCCTTGGGACGGATCCCATGGGTATTTCCTCGACCTAGTCTGGGCTAGGATTTTTCATCCTGGTGGTCCTTAGAATGGATCCCATGGGTCTTGCCTTGACCTAGTCTGAACTTGGACTTTTCATCCTGACGGTCCCTAGGACAAATCCCATGGTTGTCACCTCAGCCTAGCCTGAGCTAGGACATTTCATCTTCGTGGTCCTTGGGATGGATCCCTTAGGTGTTGCTTCAACCTAGTCTGAGCTAGGACTTTTCTCCTCGGCTAGTGTTGTCTCCCCACTTGTGATTCCGAGCCTAGCCTGAGCTAAGATTTTGCACCTCAGCTAGTGTTATATCACCACTTGTGATCCGATGTCGGTGGTCTTAGGATGAGTCCCACGGTTCCCGCACCTTGAAAGGTGACTTTTATATAAGTCCAACCTTAAACACTTGAATCCCTAAGGATGCTTGCATGGCTTTTGAAGAAGAGCCAAAACATAATTTGATAGATAATCAGCAATAAAAGAACAAAACTTTGACATTACAGATCTTACTGATAGCGAGTCTTGAGATAGTTAGATTTTCAGGCCCGCATGATTATGGGAGGCTTAGATCCCCTTCAAGTCTACCTTCTAAGTGTAGATCTTTCAGGCTGAGGAATTTCTCCAATAGTTGGTACTCTAGAGATCATGGCAATCACCCTAGGAATAGGTTGGTTGTCCTCACTTAGTTTGGGAGTACGCCTATTATGGTCTGCATCTCTGCACCTGTACTAGTTGTCCATGTACTAGCCGAGGTCATATCGAGATATGGTCTACAATCTCATCCATGAGTTGTATGCAgttctcagtatcatggccatgGTCACAGTGGAAGTGACAATATATTGCTTCGGTCCCTCTTATTAGAGCTGGTCTTCAACCTTCAAGCCTAGCACACTCAGTCTTTGATCTCCATCAAAATCTAACTCCTCAAAGTGTTGAGAGGGGTGTATCTCTCAAATCTCTAATGTGGGCTCTTAGCTCATCTGAAAGCCCCTTCATCGCATCTCAACTTTCTGCTCAGTTTTTTGTTAGACTTTCGCTTGTTGTGACCCTCGTGCTTCTTCTCAGCTTGGTCTTCATTCCCTTTCTTCTGAGTGAACATTGCTTCTTCGGCTTTGATATATTTTTCAGCTTATGTCGACAGCTCAGACAGATCTTTGGGTGACCTCTTTGAAAGAGAGAAGATGAAGTATGAGTTCTTCATGCCATTCACTATTGCAGTGATGGCTACAACCTGATCTAGGTCACGTACCTTCAAGGCTTCCGTATTGAAACGATTAATGTATTGCTGGAGCGACTCATCTGACTTCTGCTTAATAGCCACCAGACTTGCCGAGGACCTCTTGGATCTTCTACCATTGATAAAGTGGTTGACGATCTGCCAGCTGAGCTGATCAAAATAGTTGATGGTGCTATATTGATGACTTAAATACCACAACCAAGCTACTTTCCTAAGAGTGGCGGAGAAGGCTCGGTGCATGATCATGTCCAAAATGCTGTACAGCAGCATGAGAGCTTTAGCACTCAAGATAGTTAATAAAGTCTAAGGTGCCGTCATACTAATCGAGCTGCAGCATTTTAAACCTTAGAGGTAAGAGCTCCACCATGATCTCTTTCATAAAAGGTAGCTACGTGCTGAGCTCCAAGACTTCCAAGGCTTCTGTTCCCTTCACCTTCATATTCTGCATCATGGGTCTAATCTTCTAATCCATCTCTTCGATTTTCTTGTTGATGTCCATCTCCCTCATCGAAGTCCTCTCAAGTTGGCATGAAGAAGACTACCTAGACTTGAGCTCGCTTCTGAGCAAGTTAGATCTCAACTACCTTGGCGGGTTCCTTCGGTGTTCTTCAAACGAAGTCGTTCGCTACTCTGCGTTGGTTGGTCAAGCTGCTTTTGCTTGTTTGGTTGAAGAGTGGCCCCTTAGGGAGCAGGTTCTGCACCATTGCCGTTAAGGACTGCACCTATTGCACGGGCATATTAAACTGCTTAATGGATTTGGCCATGCTATGAGCCATGCGACTTTGGCTTGATGTTTGGTTGACCTTAATTTGTTGCTCTTTGCATTATTTCCtcttctcaacttcatctttTCGTCATTTTCCAAAAACGGTGCCAATCTATTTATACTAGAACCCAATCTGATGATCTAAAGATGTAGAGGGAATTGATTGATCTGTTGTGGTGGAAGACGAAGTGTCGATCTGCACACAAAGAAATGGGTAAAGGAGTTCGTCGTAGTTGATCTGGCCAGGGACCGGGCTATGAGGAATAGGAGATGTGGAAAAgacaaaggagaagagaaagtagAAAGCTTGTTACTGGTGTTCATACTTGAGACCTTAAGTAGGGGTACAAACATCTCGCGAGTTACTTGAGCTTGATTCAAATCCAAGCTCGACTTGACTCGACTACTATCGAGCTTGAGTAGCTCAAACAATTTTTTGAGTTGAGCTCGAGTTGCAAAATACTCGACTCAAAGGCTTGCAAGCCTAGTCAAGTATATACATTTTTAATAATATCATATTTTaagtataatatatattattaattaaaatttaaaatataatattatgttatattttgttttaaccATATTTTAATTATAACCAAGGCTGGAATTCGAGCTCGAGTATGGTTTGTTTGATATTCATCTTAAATTGAGCCGAATCGATCTCAAGCATTGTCTTTTTCTGATTGAGTCGCTTCGATATTAAGACTCGATCGATTTCGAGTCGAATTTCGAGCCTGAATATTTTGATTTGAGTCAAACTCGAGCCTCTAGCTACTTGACTCGACTTGACTCAATTGGACCTCTAATCTTGAGTCCATTTTATAGATGAGCTAAAATTGAACTCTTTAGAGTCTTAGATCAAGTGGAGGATTATCTCTTAACTTTCTTATCTAGATTAGCCCAAAAATGTAGGTCCAATTTCATTTCTTGCTATGCCACATATCAGCTTGTGATTCGTAGATCCAATTTAGGCCCTatcatatataaaaaatttcatCAGGTTCATAATTATCGAATTGGCATTTTGGGGGGACTCTACAGTCAACTCAAGTagcctccaaaagtacttttagataaaaaaatggtgtttgataAAATTTTTAGAAAGCTGTTTcaactttttcggaaagctgaaaacagcttttggaggaaagctccaatttggagctttccaaaaacgatgttttcagctttgtcggaaagctgtatttttgacaaaaatgattagaatataataattacaaagTTTGTCCCtctataaacctaaaaatctgccggagccaagaaccctagtcGTCAAACTCCCTTCcacaagaaaaggtatttttctttcctatttttgtatgcatcttttaaaccacattttagaaaaaaagttttttaatttcttctccataccttccaaaatccatctgtttttttttttcatcaacctcgcggcccacgctgaggtcctccttgatataaattaatttatactaataattataatattttatacctttattattgtattatactataaatattatattatattacattacatcataatacattaatatgttattttaaataatttaatattatgttatattatgagaaattaatttatactaataattataatattttatacctttattattgtattatactataaatattatattatactacattacatcataatacattaatatattattttaaataatttaatattatgttatattatgagaaattaatttttactaataattataatattttatacctttattattgtattatactataaatattatattataatacataatatcataatagattagtatgttattttaaataatttaatattatgttatattatgggaaattaatttttactaataattataatattttatacctttattattgtattatactataaatataatattataatatgttatatcataatacattaatatgttattataaataatttaatattatgttatattatggaaaattaatttttactaataattataatattttatacctttattattgtattatactataaatataacattataatatgttatatcataatacattaatatgttattttaaataatttaatattatgttatattatgaaaaaataatttttactaataattataatattttatacatttattattgtattatactataaatattatattatattatattacatcataatacattaatattttattttaaataatttaatattatgttatattatggaaaattaatttatactaataattataatatttttatacctttattatcgtattatactataaatataatatatattacattatatcataatacattaatatgttatgttaaataatttaatattatgtcatattatcaaaaattattttactctaataattatattactattatactatattagaataatattattttatattacaataatattatactatattgtatatttatatattaatatatattatgttttattatgttctgttgtataacaCTATCCAATgttctttatggtaattttttcatacaaaagtactttctcagtttgtttatcaaATATATGTTAAAGTACCACAGTACTTTACAAATGCAGTTACCAAACGATAAAtaactttttataacagctttactttttttttttttttgctaaaccggGCGATCTATACAACACGtgtacggatacacccaataaaatcggaaaacaAGACATCCCGGAGCTTCCGAGGCAGCTCCCCGTCCCCAGCCCATAAGGTGCTCCCGGCATGGTTAGCCACATACgtggccacccaatccgcagccccgTTGGCTTCTCGAAATACATGCTTCGCCTGGACCACCCCTCCGTCCCTCATCATCAACCTGATATCGCGGACCAAGGGATGGTCGGCAGCACCGGCTCTCAGACCCCCCTTGATCCAACTAATAaccgtagccgagtcaccctccaagatGACTGATCTAGCTGAGAGCACATGCTGAGCGTGTCGAAGACCCGCCCAGGCAGCTCTCAGCTCCGCTCCAGGGACCGTACAGTCAAATACCTGACAGCCTCCTGCCGCCACAACCCTGGAGGTCGGGTCccgaataacaaaacccgcTCCACCTATCGTGCCACCATCCAGCACggacccatcaaaattgactttgaggaagcttgggggtgggggctcccaggtgaaaaacaccgtgtgaGAAACTGCCGAGGCAGAAGGGGAACCCCAGATATCCCGAGCTCTCAAAAGTCCATctaaggagaaagcataactaaaCTCTGCCGCCTGCGCCCGGGTGCTCTCCGCCACGAGCCTTGGCGACTTGCTCTGCTCACCAAAGGTTCGAGCATTCCTAGCCAGCCATATCTGGTATGCTGTGCAGGTCGCTCTAACCGCCTCTTGGCGAGTCAATGGGTTACCCGACCACCAGCGGATAGTTCGTAAGAACTGGTCCCCATGGGTCCAACCATCCCATGGCAGCCCCGCCGCACACCACGCCGCCATCGCCCATATGCACTGAAACAgtacatggtccaccgactcatcAGCTCCGCATGCCCCGCACTCTGGGGGCAACCTCAAACCCCGTTCGCTCAGTACTGCTCTTGTCGGAAGCCAAACCCAAGCGACCTTCCATAAGAACAGTGCGACCCTCGGATGGAGGCCTAGGCGCCAGACCCAGGCACAATCCGGCCCTGGCTCATGCTCTGGCCGGAGCACACGGGAGAGGTCCCCCACCCTCACTCCGGTTCTGCACGACGTGCTCCACACCCGGGTATCCGGACCCACATGCCCCGGGATCGGAAGGGACCTAACCCTCTCAGCCAAGTGTGCCCCAAACATGTAACCCAACCTATCCTCATCCCAGGCAACTGCGCCCGGGACAAGGAGGTTACAGACCCGCAGTCCCTCCACTGCCTCAATGTCAACCATAGTCGGCCAACGTCTCAAGAGTAGGGCACCCACCCATGGGTCACCAACCACATCAATACTCTGCCCATTTCCTATCAACCATCTAGTGTTCTCCTCGACCATGGGAAGATATCTGGCAATCTCTCGCCACATAAATGAGCAGCGACGCCCACTGCGGATCGCCCCTGCAGAACAGCtttacttcagacagctctattTTCAAGTGCTCTATGCCAACGGCTCCAAGCAGAGCCTGAAGCAATTCCACGGTGACCGCTGCCCGTAACGTAACGAACGTCTTCCTTCCTGTTGTTTCTAGAAGCAGCGCTCACCCCGTCGCACGCGCGCCGCACGTGAGAATGCGGAAACTGGGACCCAGCGGCGCTGCTGCTTTAATGCTTTCATCCTTAGGTTGGCCTCTCAAAACCCAAAACCCTAGAAGTAGAGTAGCgagagattgagagagagagacagcagCGTCGACCAGCGAAGATGTCGATGTCGAAGGGGTCGAAGATGCTGCAATACATCAACTACCGGATGCGGGTTACGATCCAGGACGGGCGGCAGCTGGTGGGCAAGTTCATGGCCTTCGACCGCCACATGAACCTCGTCCTCGGCGATTGCGAGGAGTTTCGCAAGCTTCCGCCAGCCAAGAAAGCTGGCGAAGAGCGCGAGGATCGCCGCACCCTCGGTCTCGTCCTCCTCCGCGGCGAGGAGGTCGTCTCCATGACCGTCGAGGGCCCCCCTCCCCCTGACGAGTCCCGCGCCAAGGCtcaggccgccgccgccgcccttgCCGGCCCCGGCCTCGGCCGGGCCGCCGGCCGCGGCGTCCCCACCGCCCCCCTCGTCCAGGCCCAACCTGGCCTCGCCGGCCCTGTCCGCGGCGTCGGAGGCCCCGCCCCTGGCATGATGCAGCCCCAGATCTCCCGCCCCCCCGTGCCCCAGCTCTCCGCCCCGCCCGTCTCCTACCCGCAGGTCGTCCGGGGCCCGCAGATGCCCGGCTTCCCCCCAGCCCCCGGGGGCGCTCGCCCTCCCGTCGCCCCCGGGCAGTTCGCCGCCAGGCCAGGGGCCCCGCCCGCGCCTTTCCCCATGCCGCCGCCCCAGTTCGGGCAGCGCCCCATGGGCCCGCCACCCCCTCCGATCATGCGCGGCCCGCCCCCACCGCCGAGGCCCGTCATGACGGCTCCCCTGCCCCCCAGGCCCGGGATGCCGCCAGGTGTGGTGTTTGCCCCGCCGAGACCTGGGATGCCGCCCCCACCGCCTCCCAACCCGCAGCAGCCTCCTCAGAACCCGCAGCAGTAGTGATTATGCGGGGTATGCatgcttcttccttcttcccctccttttttttgtttaatttggtTTTCCATTTGTTTGGTCAGGCAAGATGATCCTCTGTGATTATGCGATTGAATTGGATCAATTTGTCTCCCCTCCTCTTTTCGATAGATTCAATTAATATCTGATCCATATAATATGCTAATCTGATCGGCATAATGCACTTATTTGAGTTATGTGTGTGGAATTTCCTCTTGTGATGAAATCTCAAGGAACTTCACTGATTTCTTATTTATTGTAGATCAAAGTTGTTCccatatcttcttctttttagatGAAAACTAGCACTTAGAAAGTtacatggttatgtagattggAAACGTAATGGAATCAATTGGTGCTGCGGTTCTATCATAGTTTATTATCTTACATGAGTATCAAAGCATGCATATTTTGAAGTTATATCTCATATATGTGGATTTTATATTCAGTCAGATGATTTAATTTTAACAAGTACTCCAGTGAGCAAGGGGCTTGAGTCAAAGTTTCAGATCAGGAGTAGCCTTGGTGATACACATAAATACAATTGAATGTTCAACTCTGATAGGTTGAATCACTAGTCTGTACTGGGTTGTTTTGGTCATACCAGATCATATTGGGTAAGGTGCTAATATGGGTATTGCTGCTGGTGCTTCTACTTTTACCATCACTCTTTAGTCAATTCTGTGCTTGTTAGGTGATTTATATTTTGAACAAAGAAGACAATTCTTTTGCTTAATTTGGTAGTTTTGTGCTTTTATTTCATAGAACTTCTGGTTATTTGCAAATCATGGGATCATCATTTGAgttgatttaaatttttaatagaaattctctttattgaaataaaaaaagaaacgaAGAGAATGGTGATCATGATTATGTCTGTCATTACGTTGCAAGGAGTAATATAATGCATTCTGTTACATTTTATCTCATGCTTGAGAGGTGCCCTTTTGTTCTGAAGGCATAGTGATCACAGCAAGAATAAGATTGTAGTCCTTGTTTGCAAAATTGCAATTTGTCTCATTGGTTCAGggatgtacatacatacataatatatatatatatatatatatatatatatatatatatatatatatatatatatgtagtatGTTATATTGAAACCTGACTTCCTTTGGTAGCTCTTGGTAGTTAATAATGATTTTCTTATACTCTGATTTTAGCTTCTTCATGCTCCCAGGAAACTTTATTTGGTAAAGTGTATAAGTAGGCAAGTTTTTCTGTGGCGAGTTAATAATAATTTTCTTATACCTTCATTTTAGTCTTATATTCTCATTTTAGGTTGTTCATGCTCTTAAGAAACTTTATTTGGTAGAGTACATAAGGTAGGCAATTTTTTCCATGTCGAGTTAATTATAATTTTCTTATACCTTTATTCTAGCTTGTTCATGCCCTTAATAGACTTTATTTAGAAGAGTAATAAGAAAATGCAAAGTGCTCCATATGCAATTTGCTTTGCATGTTTTAACATTGACTCGATTGATTCAAGTCAGAGATTGATGTTTGTGTTTCCATTTATTGTCTAATGTCATATCATGCTTAGGTCTTGCAAGACAAAATACGAAGATGCTAACAAACATGAAAGTCTAAAAGGAGCTGTGAAAAATTTCAGTGGATGGTATGCATTATAAATAGAATCATAGATTAATATGGTGTGCACTATAAATAGACTAATATGATatatagtagtagtagtagtttaTACTTTACAATCCATGCTTTTGTATGATATTTTATATGTATAAAAgtgattttaaaatttaaagtgCACCGATATGTCAGCTCCATTATATCCCTAAACATCTCTAGATAGGTGGTGAGATCCGATTCAAAGGATTAGTCAAGGGTTTTATTGGACAAGTTCCCATTCAAGCCCCTTGCAAACCAGAAAGCACATTTTAGATTGATGATGGGAAAAATAGTAATTTCTATAAACCAAGGGCCTGGTATAAATCTTATAAATCTCATAGCCTAAGGATCAAAATGTACGAAATAGAATCCATCATATAAACCTACCATTATCCTCTTATAAATAATTGTAATGCAGCATTTGAGTTGGGTGTGTTCTAACTCTAAGTTAAAAAGTCATTATCAAATATACATTTCCAGTCCCAAGTATTT from Phoenix dactylifera cultivar Barhee BC4 unplaced genomic scaffold, palm_55x_up_171113_PBpolish2nd_filt_p 001033F, whole genome shotgun sequence carries:
- the LOC103699965 gene encoding small nuclear ribonucleoprotein-associated protein B'-like, with protein sequence MSMSKGSKMLQYINYRMRVTIQDGRQLVGKFMAFDRHMNLVLGDCEEFRKLPPAKKAGEEREDRRTLGLVLLRGEEVVSMTVEGPPPPDESRAKAQAAAAALAGPGLGRAAGRGVPTAPLVQAQPGLAGPVRGVGGPAPGMMQPQISRPPVPQLSAPPVSYPQVVRGPQMPGFPPAPGGARPPVAPGQFAARPGAPPAPFPMPPPQFGQRPMGPPPPPIMRGPPPPPRPVMTAPLPPRPGMPPGVVFAPPRPGMPPPPPPNPQQPPQNPQQ